The sequence AAGGCTGGCTATGTCTCGGTGGAGAAGGCGTTCGTGGGCAAGAAGCCGCAGACGACGGTGAGGGCTACGGCCGCGGGGCGCGGGGCGTTCGCGCGGCACGTCGCGACGTTGCAGGAGATTATTGCGGGGAGGCAGGTGTAGGCCTCACTCCCGCCGCTCCCCCTATTGTCAACCGGCGCGTGCTCTTTCCGTCATCATTCCGCGGCGTCGCGAAGCGACGAGCCCGGAATCCATCGTTCCACCAACACTGCGGTTCAATGGATTCCGGGCTCGCGCTGGCGCGCCCCGGAATGATGGGCAGAACTTCGGAATTAGTGCACTACCGCAATATCCCGGAAGCGTTGACTGCTGCGGGCGAAGTCAATTACGTTGATTGGAAAGAGCGTCGGAAGACGATTCAGCGCGTTCGCGGCCTGACCTGGCCATCGATGTCTACGTAGCCGTGCGGCGCGGAATCAAACAGCATTGATTGCAGCAGATCGCGGTTTAGTTCGGCGATTTCTGTCGCTAGCCGTCGCAAGCGATCGAAGGTGGCGTGCCAAGTAAACGGAATAAGGCCATCGCGAACGTTAGTCTTTCGATTTTCTCCCGGATTGGGAAGCAGACCGGCGTCAGTGGTTTCTAGCCCCGCGGCGCTGGGCGAGTGGCGTTCCATTCCGCCGCCCCAGAGGCGATGAATAACCTCATCTCTCTGCGTATTTAGGTTCTGTATTCTGGGCACAAGACCGAGCATGTAGGCGCGATATGGATCGTGTGTCTTTAGTTCTATCAGTGTCACCCAGAATGCGAGGCTCTGCTTGAAACCTCTAATTTTCCTGTATTGCTCAAGGAGGTCCTTGTCCTGATTCATCAGGTGATGGGTGTTCATATCAATGTACCATTCGGCGTGGGACCACTGCACTACTACCATCCCAATTGCCCAAAGCTGGCGATTGGAGATACCGGGGTCCATCACGTACCGTTGGCGAGCAGGGAAAACCAAAGGTTCGTTCTCAAGCATGGCTGAGTCCGTTAGATGTGGAGCTACAAAGGAGATTACGGTGACAGCTGATGCATTGGCTCTGGAACTTAGTGCACCGTAATCATGATTCAAAACCTAACGGTAATTATGCAGGCTTCTTGCACCACCACCAACGCTTCGATTCGGCTCGGCATAGGTTCTGTCGATGATCGGGCGACAGCGCCGCTTAGTCTCTTCGACGAACCCCTCAATGCGGACATCCAGCGATCCACGCTAGGGTAATCCGCAAGGTACACCTCAGCCATGGCGTCCCATGCGGTCACTCTCCATTCGTGTCCGCCGGTTGTCGGCAGCCTGCCCGACGAGGGGGCGATAGGAATATGGTGACAGTGTACTGAACCATGTCAGCTAATGAGTTCGGCTTTGGAGCGTGGTGCACTGTCGCCTTAATCCATTAAATTTGATCTTCCGGGTCTGCGACCTGCTTGAGGGGCAATCGGGGGTAGTCATCAAGTGAACCAAAATGATCGAATCCTTGATCTTCCAAGTAGGTCCTAATCCGCCCCATGTCCGCTGTGGTCATCTCGCGCATGTTCCTTATTTTCGAACGTCCGCAGAGGTCATTGTCAGCGAGACCAAGTCTGAAAGAAACTCTTTCGCGACCCCTCTGAAGTCGTCCACAGTCAAATTCGATAACTCGGAATTTCCCTCGTAAATGTTTGCGGATGATACTGCGATTAAAAATCCGTGCGAATAATCAACATTCTTTTCTGTTCGATGAAGCAACTCACGCATGTTGATCGCTTTGTTGTTCAAATATGCCACTGCAAGGCAGAACAGAACCCACCTGCCGCTCGTAGACGTTTCAGCTGCGAATCGTCTTAAATCAAAACTTGGCGCGATTGGCGCGCTCTTGCCGTCAGTTGGCGTCACGGTCTGGTTTTTTTGATCTTGGTTGCGTGCAGCCTCTGCCATCTCGCTCAAACGTTGATCGATGCCGCCAGTTCTTTCGGACAGATTACGCAGGTCACTGGAGAGGGCCGTTGACGATGCAGATAAAGTCGACGCGATTGCCTTGACGTCAGAGATTGACGAGACCAACGACGCCAAGTTCGTCTCTAATCCTTGGTTGGAATAAATTGCGTAGCCAATCGCCAGGACAGCCAGCAACAGTGAAGCCAACGTCAGAGCGAACCCCAGATAATCGGTGAGCTTAGGAACGTCGGACCACTTCACCGTTAGAACGCCGATGAGGATGCTCAGTAAGATGAACAAGATGTAGCGTTCATGAAGCTTGCGCCGCAGCACTTCGTCTTTATTCCACCCGTCGTCTGGCATGACATTCCTGATATCTTGTTTCAGTTGACGTGCGTTTGGCGCCGCTCGAAAATCAGCTCGGAACGCGCCCGCTCGCCAAAAGCAGTAAAGGCCTTACAGAATATTTTAGGTTGCTGGTGAACATGCCACGAACGTGAACTCAAGCCCAGGTTTTGTGAGCAGTTCACAATGCTTAAATGGAATGGGGGCGAAGACCCTCGCGGTCAAAGCGTCGGAGCCGCATCTATTTCTTGAAAAATTCGATGCGCTCCAACGGGATGAGCCTTGTCATTGTCGATCAGACCTAATCAAGGCATCGCTTAACATTGAACGCCGCCACACTGTGGAAACATCAGCTTACATGCGCCCAAGGGATACGGGCCCCCAGCCCACCTTGAGCCCCCCCGATTCGTGCGACCTCCGCCCCCAGCAAAACCCCTCATTCTGAGCCCTCGATGCACATTCTCCTCCTCGGTTCCGGCGGCCGCGAACATGCCCTGGCGTGGAAGATCGCGGCCTCTCCCCGGGGGACCAAATTCTGGTGCGCGCCCGGCAATGCCGGCATCGCGCGCGAGGCGGATGCTTGGCTCGATGTCGCCGACGATGCAGCGGTGATCGATTTCTGCAAAAATAACGCGGTCGAGTTGGTCCTGGTCGGCCCGGAATTACGGTGGGCACTAAACCAGTTTCGCGATTTCCTTTGCTCGCGGCAGCTCCTCGGCCGAAGCCATTGCGCTTAGCAGCCGCGGCAGATGCTCTTGATCTTCTTTTCCATGGCTATGTCGGCGGGATCGCGAGGCGGATCCACGGCAGGCTTCGTGGAATTGGGCTCGCCTGCCGCTGCAGCGACGGGATGCGTATGCTGCCTGTGGTGTCTGGCCTCGGCAGACTCATTCAACGCAAGCGCTGCGACGAAAACGATGCACAGGGTGCAATTCAGCAGTTTTTGCAAATCTTCCCCACGATTCTATCGGCGCGGTTGTTCTCTTGATCGATCTTATCGTCACTGCCCTTTTCGTCCGTCGTCATCGGCCTGCCGATGCCGCCCGCAGGGGCCGCGCCCTGCGCGTTTCCGGGCGAACCCGATGGGGCTGCCGTGCCGGCCGTGTTCGTGCCGGGCGCTGCTCCCGTTGTCAGGCCATTGCCGTTGCCTGTTGGACGATTTGCACCTGACTGGGCGGGCGAGGGGCTGTTGAGGTTGCCGCCCGCAACGTTTCCCGTGGCCGATCCGTTGTTGAGGTTAGGAGCCGTCGTCGCGTTCGCATTTGCGCCAGTCCCTGCAGCACCGGTCCCTGCAGCACCGGTCCCGACTGAACCGGATGGAGATGTTGCGGCTGCACCCGCTGTCCCTGACGAGGAGGCTGCGCCTGCCGCGCCGCCGGCAGAAGATGATGCTCCGCCTGCGCCTCCACCACCAGCTCCGCCGCCACCTCCGCCTCCACCGCCACCGCCGCCTTGAGCGAACGCGGAGCAGGGAATGATAACGGCCATGACGAGGGCAAAACGGGAGATCTTCATGATGGCACTCCTTTGAGCCATCAAGCCATCCGCCATCGGTCCGTTCCAATTCGCCTCTCGCCGCGAGCGGCGCATCTCGCATCGCGCGTTCATCAAGCGGGAACGGCTCCCGGAACCGGGCGACTTATTCCTGCGTTGCGCCATGAGGAGGCGTCTCATGGCCAAGAAGGCAAAGAAACAGACCGTCCGCGGGCGCAAGCAGGACCGCAGCCGCGTCGCCGGCGGGCAAGACTACGAGGTCCGATATGAGGCCAGGAAAGCGGGACGATCGGCCTCGGCCGTCAAGAAGGCGGTCAGAAAAGTCGGCAACGTCAGGAAGAAGGTGGAGAAGAGGCTAGGGCGATAGTCGGATGTCGCAGCCCTCGTTGCATCAGCCATCGCGGCTACGTCGCCACATCGAGGGATTGGGGCCTTACCAGTCCCTGGTGCTGCTTCTCGTCCCGGCCAGTATCGTCGAGCCCTTGAAGCTCGGTGCCGTCGCGATTGCGGGTGAAGGGCATTGGATCACCGGCACCGCCGTCATCGTTTGCGCCTACGCATGTAGCCTGTTTCTGGTCGAAAGACTGTTCAGGATCGTCCGCCCAAAACTCCTCACGCTGCCGTGGTTCGCGCGCCTTTGGAATTGGCTGCTCTCCTTGCGCGCCAACGCTCTTGGATGGCTCCGCCGCTGAGCCGGAGCCGTTGCGATGCGGGCGCGCCCCGGAATGACGGCAGGGCAATCGCATATGGATTCCACGAAGATGGTTTGGGGCTGGCTCCGCCTCTCCCGCAAGCGAGAGCTTTGCATAAAGGGCGAATCTGCGATTCTCTAGGGCCGAAGTTCGGAGGGGGCTCGGAATGGCATATCGACAGGTTGGGCAACCGGGCTTCGCGGATGCGCTGGTATCGCGGCGAGGAAAAGGAAGCCCGGTGCTGAGGCGGATTTCCGAGCTGGTCGACTGGGCGGCTGTGGAGCGCGTGCTGCGCGGCCTTCCGGAGCCGGAGCGTGGCTCGCCGCCCTATCCGCGGCTGGTCATGTTCAAGGCGCTGCTGCTGCAGCAATGGTATGGGCTGTCCGATCCGGAACTCGAAGAAGCACTCGATGACCGCGCCTCGTTCCGCGATTTCTGCGGCTTTGTGCTGAGCGACGAGACACCCGACCATACGACGATCTGGCGCTTCCGTGAGACTTTGCAGCAGGCCGGTCTGGACGAGAAGCTGTTCGCCGAGATCCTGCATCAGATCGACGCGCGCGGGCTGGTGCTGCGCCGGGGCACGTTGATCGACGCGAGCCTGATCCCGGCGGCGGTGAAGCCGCCGAAGCCGCCAGAGGATCCGCAACCGCCCGGCCCGGACGGTCTGGCGCCGAGCAAACTGGTCAACAGCAAGCGCGATCCTGACGCGCGCTGGACCAAGAAGGGCGGCAAACGATACTTCGGCGGCTACAAGGCACATGTGGGCATCGACCAGGGCTCGGCGATCATCCGCCGCAGCAAGCTGACCGATGCTGCGGTCAACGACACGGTGCCCGCCGACGAGTTGATCTGCGGTGATGAGAAGGCGGTGTATGCCGACCAGGCCTATGACAAGCACGAGCGCGCCGCAGCGGCCTTCGTGCGCGAGGCATCAAGCCGCGGCTGATGTTCCGCCCCAACAAGCATCATCCGCTGACCGAGCGGCAGAAGCGCTTCAACGACGCTGTGGGAAAGCGGCGCGCGCCGGTCGAGCAGGTCTTCGCCCGCCTCAAGGGCGGCTACCGCTGGGCGCGCGCCCGCTATCTGGGCCTGGCGCGCAACCAGACCCATCTGCGCCTGATCTGCCTCGCCATGAATCTCAAACGATGGGCGGTGCTGTCTGCTGTGGGAGCTGCAGCATGACCGTCGTCGCCCGAAGCCATCCGTCGCCACCAAAACGCAACCGTTCCATGCCGTGCGCCGTCAGACGCTGCGCAAAAAAAGCCCGGCAGCGGGAACTACCTCCGCACATCCAATTAAGCAAAGCTCTCGCAAGCGGGAGAGGGAGCCGACTGCCAATGCCGCAGCATCGTGCGCGCCATAGGCGATTGCCTTGGGGAATGACGGGGAGTTCGGGGCCGCCCCCTTGAGCCCCACCCCGATTCGTGCGACCTCCGCCCCGGCAAAACCCCTCATTTTCGAGCCTTCGATGCACATTCTCCTGCTTGGTTCTGGCGGCCGCGAACATGCTCTGGCGTGGAAGATCGCAGCCTCCCCCCTGGTGACCAAATTCTGGTGCGCGCCCGGCAATGCCGGGATCGCGCGCGAGGCGGAATGTGTCGCGCTCGACATCGCCGACCATGCCGCCGTGATCGACTTCTGCAAGACCAATGCGGTCGAGCTCGTCGTGGTCGGCCCGGAGACGCCGCTGGCGGCCGGCATCGTCGACGATCTCACCGCGGCCGGCATCAAGGCGTTCGGCCCGAGCAAGGCGGCCGCGCAGCTCGAAAGCTCGAAGGGATTCACCAAGGCGCTGTGCACCGAATTCGGCATTCCGACCGGCGCCTACAGGCGCTTCACCAACGCCGCCGATGCGCGCGCCTATGTCCAGAGCCAGGGCGCGCCGATCGTGGTGAAGGCCGACGGGCTCGCCGCCGGCAAGGGCGTCGTCGTCGCCAAATCCGTGCGCGAGGCCGAGGACGCCATCGCCATGATGTTCGAGGGCGCCTTCGGCGAAGCCGGCACGGAGGTCGTGATCGAGGAATTTCTGCCCGGCCGCGAGATCAGCTTCTTCGCGCTGTGCGACGGCGAGACCGCCATTCCGCTGGCGTCCGCGCAGGACCACAAGCGCGTGTTCGACCACGACGTCGGCCCGAACACCGGCGGCATGGGCGCCTATTCGCCGACGCCGCTGGTGACGCCGGCGATCCACGACGCGATCATGGCCAGGATCATCCTGCCGACGGTATCGGGCATGAAGCAGCGCGGCACGCCGTTCCGCGGCATCCTCTATGCCGGCATCATGCTGACGACGCAGGGCCCAAAGCTGTTCGAGTACAACGTCCGCTTCGGCGATCCCGAGTGCCAAGTGCTGATGCTGCGCATGATGTCGGACATCGTGCCGGCGTTCCTCGCCGCCTGCGATGGCCAGCTGAAGAACTTTGACCTTCGCTGGTATCCGGAGTCTGCGCTGACGGTGGTGATGGCGGCGAAGGGCTATCCCGGCGACTATCAGAAGGGCACGCGTATCGAGGGGCTCGATCACGCCGCGGAGGTCGAGACCGTCGAGATCTTCCACGCCGGCACGGTGGCCAAGGACGGCGCGATCCTTGCCAATGGCGGCCGCGTGCTCAATGTCTGCGCGCTGGGGGCCACCGTGACCGAGGCGCAGGCGCGCGCCTATCAGGCCGTCGACCGCATCAATTGGCGCGACGGCTTCTGCCGCCGCGACATCGGCTGGCAGGCGGTGGAAGCCGAGAAGGCCAAGATCTAGCTCGTCATTGGGGGACGGCGCGTGCAGCGTGCCGAACCGGAATCTCGATGTGGGCGCCGTCTCGACATTCCAGAAATGCGCAATCAACTGTTGGGGTTAGCGGCCCCGCTGATAATACCGCTACTGTGCATGGGGTTGTTTTCGACATTTTGTTGAGAGCAGTTCCGGGCTGACCCTGACAAGGATGCAACAAGATGTCCGATCTCGCCGACCTCTATCCCGGCTTCGCCTCCGAATGGATCAACACCTCCCTCGGCCGCATCTTCGCCCGCGTCGGCGGCAGCGGGCCGCCGCTGTTGCTGCTGCACGGCTTCTCCGAGACGAACGTGATGTGGCACCGCGTCGCGCCCGAGCTCGCCGACGCCTTCACGCTGATCATCGCCGACCTGCCGGGCTATGGCTGGTCCGACATGCCCGCGAGCGATGCGCTGCATATGCCCTACAGCAAGCGCGCGATGGCGAAAGCCATGGTCGAGGCGATGGAGCGGCTCGGCCACGTCCACTTCGCGCTGGCCGGTCACGACCGCGGCGGCCGCGTGTCGTATCGGTTGGCGCTCGACCATCCCGGCCGGCTGTCGAAGCTCGCCGTGCTCGATATCCTGCCGACCTATAATTACTGGGAGCGGATGAACCGCGCCTACGCGCTGAAGATCTATCACTGGACCTTCCTGGCGCAGCCCTACCCGCTGCCGGAGACGCTGATCTCCGGCAATGGCGAGTTCTTCCTGCGCTTCAAGATGGCGAGCCAGACCAGGTCGAAGACGCTGGACGCGATCGATCCGCCCGCGCTCGAGCACTACATCGCCCCGTTCCGCGATCCCGCCCGCGTGCACGCGATGTGCGAGGACTACCGCGCCGGCGCCTATTTCGACTACGACCTCGACAAGGCCGATTTCGAGGCCGGCAAGAAGATCACGATCCCGATGCTGGCGCTGTGGGGCAATGCCGGCATCGCGCAGGCCGCCGCGACGCCGCTCGACACCTGGAAGCAATGGGCGACCAACGTCGACGGCATGCCGGTGGAGTCGGGGCACTTCCTGACGGAGGAAAACCCCGAGGTGACCGCGAACGCGCTGCGCGAGTTCTTCGCAGGCAGCTAGCGCCGCTCGCGAAAGAACTCCTTGAGCAGCCGCGCCGCCTCGCTCTCGCCGACGCCGGAATAGACATCCGGCGCATGATGGCAGGTCGGCGAGGTAAAGAACCGCACGCCGGACTCGACCGCGCCGCCCTTGGGGTCGGCGGCGCCGTAATAGAGCCGCCTCACCCTTGCAAACGAGATCGCGCCCGCACACATGGTGCAGGGCTCCAGCGTCACGTAGAGGTCGCAGTCGACGAGGCGCTCGCTGCCGATTTTCTTGGCGGCCTCGCGCAGTGCAATGATTTCGGCATGCCCGGTGGGGTCATAGTCCGTCAACGTCCGGTTGGCGGCGGTGGCGATGACCTCGTAATTGCGGACCACCACGCATCCGATCGGAACTTCGCCCGCCTTTCCGGCGTTTTCGGCCGTTTTGAGCGCCAAATCCATGAAGGAGGGGGCTTTCAAGTCTCGTATCATCGCCAGAAACCTGCTACTAGCTCCGCCTTCAGCAAGAGTGAAGACCGATTTTGCCTGAGCATGCGGCTCGGAACGAGCGCGCACAATGCTTTCCGGCTACCCCCTGAGTGAGATTATTCATGCCTCGCGACAGCGACAAAGACAACGATTCCCGCGGCCGGCGAGGCCCGCCCAAGGGACCATCGAAGGGCGGCCGCTCCGGCAAGCCGCGCGGTCCCGAGAAGAAATTCGCCAAGCGCGGTTTTGAGGGCAAGGGCGAGGGGAGGGGTGACCGCGACAGCCGACCGCCTCGCGCCGATCGTGGCGACCGTCCGTTCCGCCGCCGCGAGGAGGGCGATGCCCCGCGCCGCGATTTTTCCGACCGTCCGCGCTTCAAGCGCGATGATCGCGGCAGCGAGGGCCGCGGCGAGCGCAGTTTCAAGCCGCGGGGCGACCGTCCGTTCTCCGACCGCGGAGCGCGCGATGGCGAGAAGCGGCCGTTCAAGCCGCGCGGCGAGCGTCCGTCCCATGGTCGCGACGACCGCCCGCCGCGCAGCCGGGATCGCGACGAGTCCCGCCCCGCCGGCCGCTCCAGCGAGCGGAAGTTCGGCGACAAGCGGCCTTATGCGCCGCGCGGCGACCGGCCCGAACGCAAGTTCGAGGGCGAGCGGAAGTTTTCGCGCGGCGGGGACCGCGATCGCGGGCCGCGCGAGGATCGTGGCGAGCGCAGCTTCAAACCGCGCGGAGACCGTCCGAATTTCGATCGCGGTGATCGCGCGCCACGTGGTGACCGCCCGGAGCGCAAGTTCGACGGCGAGCGAAAGTTTTCGCGGGGGGCACCGGATCGCGGGCCACGCAAGGATTTCGGCGGCCGCGACCGCGGCACCGACAAGCCTTGGCAGAAGCGCGATGATCGCGGCTCGGGTGATCGTCCGTTCCGCGAGCGGCCCAAATTCGATCGGGCTCGTCGCGACAACGATGGCGAGCGTGGCGAACGCGGTGGTGATCGCCCCAAATTCAATCGTCCGCGCGAGCGCTCCGAAGGTCGCTCTGACTGGCACGAACATCCGCGCAGCGAAGGTCGCTTCGGCGATCGTCCGCGCCGCGAGAACGAGGACGATAGCCGGATCTTCGAACGGCGCCCCGCCTTCGGCGGCCGCGGCGCCTATCGCGAGCGCGACCGTGATTTCGAGGGCCGGCCGCGCCGGGACGAAGCACCGAAGCCGAAGAAGGTCGGCGAGCGCATCGCCAGGGTGCTCGCGCGTGCAGGGCTTGCCTCGCGCCGCGATGCCGAGGAGATGGTCACGCAGGGCCGCGTCACCGTCAACGGCCGCGTCATCAACTCGCCCGCCCTCGACGTCACCCAGAACGACGTGGTCGCCGTCGACGGCAAGCCGTTGCCGCCGCGCGAGCGCACCCGGCTGTTCCTCTATCACAAGCCGCGCGGGCTGATGACGACGCATGACGACCCCGAGGGGCGTCCGACCGTGTTCGACAATCTGCCCGAGGGCTTGCCGCGCCTGATCTCGATCGGCCGGCTCGACTTCAACACGGAAGGGCTGCTACTGCTCACCAATGATGGCGGGCTCGCGCGCACGCTGGAGCTGCCCGACACCGGCTGGCTGCGCCGCTACCGCGTTCGCGCCCATGGCGACGTCACCCAGGCGCAGCTCGACCAGCTCAAGAACGGCATCGAGATCGAAGGCGTCAAATATGGTCCGATCGAGGCCACGCTGGAGCGCGACCAGGGTGCCAATGTCTGGCTGGTGTTCGCGATCCGCGAAGGCAAGAACCGCGAGGTGCGCAACGTTTGCGCCCATCTCGGCCTCGAGGTGAACCGGCTGATCCGCGTCTCCTACGGCCCGTTCCAGCTCGGCGAGGTCCCCGAGGGCCAGGTCGAGGAGGTCCGCTCGCGCGTGCTGCGCGAGCAGCTCGGCGACAAGGTGATCGAGAAGTCGGGCGCCCAGTTCGACGTGCCGCAGAAACCCGCTTCAGCCGGCGACGACGGCGCACCGCGCGAGAAGAAGCCTGCCAGCAAGCGTGGCGTGATCGCTGACCGCAAGGGCCGCCGCGTGCTGGTGCAGCGCACCGGCAGCGACGAGGCGCGCGAGCGCAACGAGGCCGAGGCCAGTGGCTACGGCCCGCCGCGCCGTCCCAAGCGCGGCTATCACGGCAAGCGTGACCTGACGCCGCGGGAGGACTAGCTTGCGCGTCGTCGGCGGTCGTTTGAAGGGGCGCAATCTCGCCTCACCGTCCTCGCGCGACATCCGCCCCACGGCGGACCGCCTGCGCGAGTCCGTGTTCAACATCCTCCTGCACGCCTATGACAATCCGATTGAGGACGCGCGCGTGCTCGATCTCTTTGCCGGCACCGGCGCGCTCGGCATCGAGGCGTCCTCGCGCGGCGCGAAGTTCACGCTGTTCGTCGACAACGGCGCGGAGGCGCGCGCGTTGCTGCGCAACAATGTCGAGGCACTCGGCCTCGGTGGCGTGACAAAAGTCTATCGCCGCGATGCGACCGACCTCGGCCCTGCGCATCCCGTCGAGCCGTTCTCGCTGGTGTTCCTCGATCCGCCCTACGGCAAGGGTCTTGCGGAGAAGGCGCTGGCGTCCTTGCGCGACGGCGGCTGGCTGACGCCGGGCGCGCTGCTGGTGGTGGAAGAGGCCAAAGCCGCGCAGTTCGTGACGCCGGAAGGATTCGGGGAGCTGGAGCGGCGGGCGTATGATGACACGGAGTTTGTTTTTTTGAAGAAGTCGTAGGATGGGTAGAGCGAAGCGAAACCCATCGTCTCACCGCGTCGGTAGAATTGACGGGTTTCGCTTCGCTCTACCCATCCTATACGACCGGAGCTATCTCCGCCCGAACAGCTTCTCCACATCGCTCAGCTTCAGCTCGACATAGGTCGGCCGGCCGTGATTGCACTGGCCGGAGTTCGGCGTCTCCTCCATCTCGCGGAGCAGGGCGTTCATCTCCTCTGGCCGCAGCCGGCGGCCGGCGCGCACCGAGCCGTGGCAGGCCATGGTGGCGGCGACGTGCATCAGGCGACGTTCGAGAGGAAGCGCCTCGTCCCATTCGGCCATGTGCTCGGAGAGATCGCGCAAGAGGCCGCCGGCATTGGTCTTGCCGAGCAGCGAGGGCGTCTCGCGCACCGCGACCGCGCCGGGGCCGAAGGATTCGATGGCGAGGCCGAACGAGACCAGCTCTTCGCTGCGCGCCAGCAGGCGCTCTACGGTGGCTTCGTCCATCTCGACGATCTCGGGGATCAAGAGGATCTGCCGCTGCACGCCGTTGGTGGCCAGCGAGGCCTTCAGCCGCTCATAGACGATGCGCTCATGCGCGGCGTGCTGGTCGACGATGATCAGGCCGTCGCGGGTCTGCGAGACGATATAGGTCTCGTGGATCTGCGTGCGCGCCGCGCCGAGCGGGCGATCGACGAGGTCAGCCGTTGGCTGCGTCTCGATCCGCACATCAGCGCTCGGTGCGCCGACGTCGAATGCTGCCTGGGCGCTCTCCGCGAAAGCGGGCGCGGCGGAGCCGTCGAATGGCGTCATCGGCGCGACCGGAGCGGACGGCGAGGCGCGCCAGTCCCAGCTTGCGGGGCGTTG comes from Bradyrhizobium diazoefficiens and encodes:
- a CDS encoding DUF3606 domain-containing protein gives rise to the protein MAKKAKKQTVRGRKQDRSRVAGGQDYEVRYEARKAGRSASAVKKAVRKVGNVRKKVEKRLGR
- the purD gene encoding phosphoribosylamine--glycine ligase; the encoded protein is MHILLLGSGGREHALAWKIAASPLVTKFWCAPGNAGIAREAECVALDIADHAAVIDFCKTNAVELVVVGPETPLAAGIVDDLTAAGIKAFGPSKAAAQLESSKGFTKALCTEFGIPTGAYRRFTNAADARAYVQSQGAPIVVKADGLAAGKGVVVAKSVREAEDAIAMMFEGAFGEAGTEVVIEEFLPGREISFFALCDGETAIPLASAQDHKRVFDHDVGPNTGGMGAYSPTPLVTPAIHDAIMARIILPTVSGMKQRGTPFRGILYAGIMLTTQGPKLFEYNVRFGDPECQVLMLRMMSDIVPAFLAACDGQLKNFDLRWYPESALTVVMAAKGYPGDYQKGTRIEGLDHAAEVETVEIFHAGTVAKDGAILANGGRVLNVCALGATVTEAQARAYQAVDRINWRDGFCRRDIGWQAVEAEKAKI
- a CDS encoding alpha/beta fold hydrolase; this translates as MSDLADLYPGFASEWINTSLGRIFARVGGSGPPLLLLHGFSETNVMWHRVAPELADAFTLIIADLPGYGWSDMPASDALHMPYSKRAMAKAMVEAMERLGHVHFALAGHDRGGRVSYRLALDHPGRLSKLAVLDILPTYNYWERMNRAYALKIYHWTFLAQPYPLPETLISGNGEFFLRFKMASQTRSKTLDAIDPPALEHYIAPFRDPARVHAMCEDYRAGAYFDYDLDKADFEAGKKITIPMLALWGNAGIAQAAATPLDTWKQWATNVDGMPVESGHFLTEENPEVTANALREFFAGS
- a CDS encoding nucleoside deaminase, producing MIRDLKAPSFMDLALKTAENAGKAGEVPIGCVVVRNYEVIATAANRTLTDYDPTGHAEIIALREAAKKIGSERLVDCDLYVTLEPCTMCAGAISFARVRRLYYGAADPKGGAVESGVRFFTSPTCHHAPDVYSGVGESEAARLLKEFFRERR
- a CDS encoding pseudouridine synthase, with protein sequence MPRDSDKDNDSRGRRGPPKGPSKGGRSGKPRGPEKKFAKRGFEGKGEGRGDRDSRPPRADRGDRPFRRREEGDAPRRDFSDRPRFKRDDRGSEGRGERSFKPRGDRPFSDRGARDGEKRPFKPRGERPSHGRDDRPPRSRDRDESRPAGRSSERKFGDKRPYAPRGDRPERKFEGERKFSRGGDRDRGPREDRGERSFKPRGDRPNFDRGDRAPRGDRPERKFDGERKFSRGAPDRGPRKDFGGRDRGTDKPWQKRDDRGSGDRPFRERPKFDRARRDNDGERGERGGDRPKFNRPRERSEGRSDWHEHPRSEGRFGDRPRRENEDDSRIFERRPAFGGRGAYRERDRDFEGRPRRDEAPKPKKVGERIARVLARAGLASRRDAEEMVTQGRVTVNGRVINSPALDVTQNDVVAVDGKPLPPRERTRLFLYHKPRGLMTTHDDPEGRPTVFDNLPEGLPRLISIGRLDFNTEGLLLLTNDGGLARTLELPDTGWLRRYRVRAHGDVTQAQLDQLKNGIEIEGVKYGPIEATLERDQGANVWLVFAIREGKNREVRNVCAHLGLEVNRLIRVSYGPFQLGEVPEGQVEEVRSRVLREQLGDKVIEKSGAQFDVPQKPASAGDDGAPREKKPASKRGVIADRKGRRVLVQRTGSDEARERNEAEASGYGPPRRPKRGYHGKRDLTPRED
- the rsmD gene encoding 16S rRNA (guanine(966)-N(2))-methyltransferase RsmD, with protein sequence MRVVGGRLKGRNLASPSSRDIRPTADRLRESVFNILLHAYDNPIEDARVLDLFAGTGALGIEASSRGAKFTLFVDNGAEARALLRNNVEALGLGGVTKVYRRDATDLGPAHPVEPFSLVFLDPPYGKGLAEKALASLRDGGWLTPGALLVVEEAKAAQFVTPEGFGELERRAYDDTEFVFLKKS